Proteins found in one Populus alba chromosome 14, ASM523922v2, whole genome shotgun sequence genomic segment:
- the LOC118041047 gene encoding uncharacterized protein, with amino-acid sequence MGNCITCHNSSNSAGRVILSDGRVCEFDKPLTVAELMLEHPQQVVVEFRSYLTEKRPPPLPADKKLEMKLYLMLPMKPGKPASLSSEEARRVLLSANSVLRSRSSLSSSRFLPLFAMICPAGAGEEQKLVMRKKECYVEEKPATEKYDSDQLTEIFENRPEYLSRQLSGKGTWKPSLGTINEKRVEKKIPRWLF; translated from the coding sequence aTGGGAAACTGCATCACATGCCACAATTCATCAAATTCTGCTGGGAGAGTGATTCTATCGGATGGTAGGGTTTGTGAGTTTGATAAACCGCTAACGGTGGCTGAGCTGATGCTAGAACACCCACAACAAGTTGTGGTCGAGTTTCGCTCATATTTGACTGAAAAGAGGCCACCACCATTGCCTGCTGACAAGAAGCTAGAAATGAAGCTGTACCTAATGCTGCCTATGAAGCCAGGGAAACCAGCGTCATTATCATCAGAAGAAGCGAGACGAGTTCTTTTGAGTGCGAACTCAGTTTTAAGATCACGGTCTTCTCTATCATCATCGAGGTTTCTCCCTTTATTTGCTATGATATGCCCAGCTGGAGCTGGAGAGGAACAAAAGCTTGTCATGCGAAAGAAGGAATGTTACGTGGAGGAGAAGCCAGCCACGGAGAAATATGATTCTGATCAGCTAACAGAGATTTTTGAGAACAGGCCTGAATATTTGAGTAGGCAGCTTTCAGGTAAAGGGACTTGGAAGCCTAGCTTGGGCACTATCAATGAGAAAAGGGTAGAGAAAAAGATCCCTCGCTGGTTGTTTTGA
- the LOC118041046 gene encoding probable beta-D-xylosidase 2 has product MPTSFIITLSVLFLGVSLQTSKALDPFACDPKDGTNRDLPFCQVKLPIQTRVNDLIGRMTLQEKVGLLVNNAAAVPRLGIKGYEWWSEALHGVSNVGPGTKFGGAFPVATSFPQVITTAASFNATLWEAIGRVVSDEARAMFNGGVAGLTYWSPNVNIFRDPRWGRGQETPGEDPVVVGKYAASYVRGLQGSDGIRLKVAACCKHFTAYDLDNWNGVDRFHFNAKVSKQDMVDTFDVPFRMCVKEGKVASVMCSYNQVNGIPTCADPNLLKKTIRGQWRLDGYIVSDCDSVGVYYGQQHYTSTPEEAASDAIKAGLDLDCGPFLGQHTEDAVKKGLLNEAEINNALLNTLTVQMRLGMFDGEPSSQLYGNLGPNDVCTPAHQELALEAARQGIVLLKNHGPSLPLSTHRHLSVAIVGPNSNVTTTMIGNYAGVACGYTTPLQGIQRYAQTIHRQGCADVACVSDQQFSEAIDAARQADATILVMGLDQSIEAEFRDRTGLLLPGRQQELVSKVAAASKGPTILVLMSGGPIDVSFAENDPKIGSIVWTGYPGQAGGAAISDVLFGITNPGGKLPMTWYPQDYITNLPMTNMAMRSSKSKGYPGRTYRFYKGKVVYPFGHGISYTNFVHTIASAPTIVSVPLDGHRHGSGNATISGKAIRVTHARCNGLSLGMQVDVKNVGSMDGTHTLLVYSRPPARHWAPHKQLVAFEKVHVAAGTQQRVGINIHVCKSLSVVDGSGIRRIPMGEHSLHIGEVKHSVSLQASILGVVKS; this is encoded by the exons ATGCCCACATCCTTCATAATTACTCTCTCGGTTCTTTTCTTGGGTGTTTCTTTGCAAACCAGCAAAGCCCTCGACCCTTTTGCTTGCGACCCAAAAGATGGAACTAATAGAGATTTGCCGTTTTGCCAGGTGAAGTTGCCAATACAAACGAGAGTTAATGACCTTATTGGAAGAATGACATTGCAGGAGAAGGTTGGGCTGCTAGTGAACAATGCTGCGGCAGTTCCACGGCTGGGGATTAAAGGGTATGAGTGGTGGTCCGAGGCTCTTCATGGAGTCTCCAATGTGGGTCCAGGGACCAAGTTTGGTGGAGCCTTCCCTGTGGCCACTAGCTTCCCTCAAGTCATCACTACCGCTGCTTCTTTCAATGCAACTTTGTGGGAGGCTATTGGACGG GTTGTGTCTGATGAAGCAAGAGCAATGTTCAATGGAGGGGTAGCTGGGCTCACCTATTGGAGTCCAAACGTGAACATATTCAGAGACCCGAGGTGGGGTCGTGGACAGGAGACTCCCGGTGAAGATCCGGTTGTAGTTGGTAAATATGCTGCCAGCTACGTTAGAGGTTTACAGGGAAGTGACGGTATCCGGCTAAAGGTCGCTGCTTGTTGTAAGCACTTCACGGCTTACGACCTCGATAACTGGAACGGGGTTGATCGGTTCCACTTCAACGCCAAG GTAAGCAAGCAGGACATGGTGGATACATTTGATGTGCCATTCCGGATGTGtgtaaaagaaggcaaagtggCAAGTGTTATGTGCTCTTACAATCAGGTGAATGGAATCCCCACGTGTGCTGACCCCAATCTGCTAAAGAAAACTATACGTGGTCAGTGGAGACTTGATGG GTACATTGTTTCAGACTGTGACTCTGTTGGAGTTTATTATGGGCAACAACATTATACTTCAACCCCGGAAGAAGCAGCCTCGGATGCTATTAAAGCAG GTTTAGATTTAGACTGTGGACCATTCCTGGGTCAACACACGGAGGATGCTGTAAAAAAAGGCTTGCTGAATGAAGctgaaataaataatgcattGCTTAATACACTAACTGTCCAGATGAGGCTAGGGATGTTCGATGGTGAGCCATCATCACAGCTATATGGGAACCTAGGTCCAAACGATGTGTGCACCCCAGCTCACCAAGAGCTTGCCCTTGAAGCGGCCAGACAAGGCATTGTTCTTCTCAAGAATCATGGTCCTTCATTGCCTTTATCTACTCACCGGCATCTCTCTGTTGCCATCGTTGGCCCTAATTCGAATGTCACTACTACTATGATTGGCAATTATGCTG GTGTGGCGTGTGGATACACAACACCCCTACAAGGGATACAGAGATATGCCCAGACAATTCACCGGCAAGGTTGTGCCGATGTTGCCTGTGTTAGTGACCAGCAATTCAGCGAAGCAATTGACGCAGCTCGTCAAGCGGATGCAACAATTCTAGTAATGGGCCTAGACCAGTCTATTGAGGCAGAATTCAGAGATAGGACTGGGCTTCTTCTACCTGGACGCCAGCAAGAGCTCGTATCTAAGGTCGCCGCAGCCTCGAAGGGCCCAACTATATTAGTCTTAATGTCTGGTGGGCCTATTGATGTGTCTTTcgctgagaatgatccaaaaattGGGAGCATCGTATGGACTGGCTATCCAGGTCAGGCTGGAGGAGCAGCCATTTCTGATGTATTGTTTGGAATTACAAACCCAG ggggCAAGCTTCCTATGACATGGTACCCACAAGATTATATCACAAATCTGCCAATGACAAACATGGCCATGCGATCAAGCAAATCAAAAGGCTATCCTGGAAGAACCTATAGATTCTACAAAGGTAAAGTGGTGTACCCATTTGGTCACGGAATAAGCTACACAAATTTTGTTCATACCATAGCAAGTGCACCGACGATTGTTTCGGTACCCCTAGACGGCCACCGCCATGGCTCCGGGAATGCAACCATTTCAGGAAAGGCAATCAGAGTTACACATGCCAGATGTAATGGACTCTCTTTAGGAATGCAAGTAGATGTGAAAAATGTTGGCTCCATGGATGGGACTCATACATTGCTAGTTTACTCTAGACCACCAGCAAGACATTGGGCTCCTCACAAACAGTTAGTGGCCTTCGAAAAAGTGCATGTTGCAGCAGGGACACAACAAAGAGTGGGAATTAACATTCATGTTTGCAAATCATTGAGTGTTGTCGACGGATCTGGAATTCGAAGAATTCCAATGGGAGAACATAGTCTTCATATTGGTGAAGTTAAGCACTCGGTGTCACTTCAAGCCTCAATTCTAGGGGTGGTCAAGTCTTAA